A stretch of Streptomyces vietnamensis DNA encodes these proteins:
- a CDS encoding wax ester/triacylglycerol synthase family O-acyltransferase yields the protein MSSELLAPLDLAFWHLESTDHPLHLGALAHFGPPPTTAGNAPADLLGLLARRAAAVPRLRMRVRDVLFPVGGAAWSADPDFDVRRHVREITLPGTDFPAETARLAAELMERPIDRGLPPWEMYLLSGAPDGSFAVLVKLHHALADGMRAVAIGAGIFDEIAAGRRPAGRTRPVPPRSWLPGPGRLLGIARDRLGDLGRAVEVGASVVGSSVARAGHLDPHPTGPLAADSSGTRRIATATLSLDRVHRIRRTTGGTANDVLLALVAGALRRWFDGRGLPLPGADPRALVPVSRRRPGAPAGPGNSLSGYLLDLPVTEPDPASRLAAVRTAMDRNKAAGPFRGAGAVALLADQLHPLAHRFGAPLAAGAARLLFDLLVTQVPLPRSALSLGGAPLRALFPMAPLARGQSLAVAMSPYGGRVHIGLVADGAAVPDLDALAAALTAELDLLDPLDLPEATACT from the coding sequence GTGAGCAGCGAGCTACTGGCACCCCTGGACCTGGCCTTCTGGCACCTGGAATCCACCGACCACCCCCTGCACCTCGGGGCCCTCGCCCACTTCGGGCCCCCGCCCACCACCGCCGGGAACGCACCGGCCGACCTCCTCGGACTGCTCGCCCGACGCGCCGCCGCCGTCCCCCGGCTCCGGATGCGCGTCCGCGACGTCCTGTTCCCCGTCGGCGGCGCCGCCTGGAGCGCCGACCCCGACTTCGACGTGCGCCGGCACGTCCGCGAGATCACCCTCCCCGGCACCGACTTCCCCGCCGAGACCGCCCGGCTCGCCGCCGAACTCATGGAACGCCCCATCGACCGCGGCCTGCCGCCCTGGGAGATGTACCTGCTCAGCGGCGCCCCCGACGGCTCCTTCGCCGTCCTCGTCAAACTCCACCACGCCCTCGCCGACGGCATGCGGGCCGTCGCCATCGGCGCCGGGATCTTCGACGAGATCGCCGCGGGCCGCCGCCCGGCGGGCCGCACCCGCCCCGTCCCCCCGCGCTCCTGGCTCCCCGGCCCCGGCCGTCTCCTCGGCATCGCCCGGGACCGCCTCGGCGACCTCGGCCGGGCCGTCGAGGTCGGCGCCTCGGTCGTCGGCTCCTCCGTCGCCCGCGCCGGTCACCTCGACCCGCACCCCACCGGCCCGCTCGCCGCCGACTCCAGCGGCACGCGCCGGATCGCCACCGCCACCCTGTCCCTCGACCGCGTCCACCGGATCCGCCGCACCACCGGCGGCACCGCCAACGACGTCCTCCTCGCCCTCGTCGCCGGCGCCCTGCGCCGCTGGTTCGACGGACGCGGCCTGCCCCTCCCCGGCGCCGACCCCCGGGCCCTCGTCCCGGTCTCACGCCGCCGCCCCGGCGCCCCGGCAGGACCCGGCAACAGCCTCTCCGGCTACCTCCTCGACCTCCCGGTCACCGAACCCGACCCCGCCTCCCGACTCGCCGCCGTCCGGACCGCCATGGACCGCAACAAGGCCGCCGGACCCTTCCGGGGCGCGGGCGCCGTCGCCCTCCTCGCCGACCAACTCCACCCGCTCGCCCACCGCTTCGGCGCGCCCCTCGCCGCCGGCGCCGCCCGACTCCTCTTCGACCTCCTCGTCACCCAGGTGCCGCTGCCCCGCTCCGCGCTCTCCCTCGGCGGCGCCCCGCTCCGCGCGCTCTTCCCGATGGCCCCGCTCGCCCGCGGCCAGTCCCTCGCCGTCGCCATGTCCCCGTACGGCGGCCGGGTCCACATCGGCCTCGTCGCCGACGGCGCGGCCGTCCCCGACCTCGACGCGCTCGCCGCCGCGCTCACCGCCGAACTCGACCTGCTCGATCCGCTCGATCTGCCGGAGGCTACGGCGTGCACGTAG
- a CDS encoding alpha/beta hydrolase: MFRTTARRRALVLALAVLGTTSLAACTAGPGRDGHRPGASAAPADPAARPDLRRFYGQKLAWRPCGDVQCAELTVPRDYSRPGDGKTFVLPVAKAATATAGKRVGSLVLNPGGPGEPGAKLVEDGVADEIGKGVRERFDVVSFDPRGVGGSRPALTCLTKDRTEVADEAPLYPRTDAERAEALADARAQTAACRKASGPLLAHVGTDDAARDMDVLRAALGERRLTYVGWSYGTSLGTSYAEQFPRRVRAMVLDGAVDPSLDWRQRVLGQSTGFRDAVEEYAESCADTVGEGCPGGTPEEIRTLIDRLLERTRREPLPVDGSEDGLDAAGLVSALSLSMYTPEAQWQGLSEALRAADDGDGTKLAALAAGEDESPDTDAGADSDTDADSEETAETAGDVPEDNGEAALIAINCLDVPHPRDAQAYWDALAPADEAAGVYGTSGVTSELVCKDWPAGTQRPHRVAAAGVPPVLVVGTSGDPATPYDEAVSLARQFPGGMLLSFEAPGHTGYGRDACVDEKVEAYLVSLTKVRPGTTCTP; the protein is encoded by the coding sequence GTGTTCCGCACCACCGCCCGCCGCCGGGCCCTCGTCCTCGCCCTCGCCGTCCTCGGCACCACCTCCCTGGCCGCCTGCACGGCCGGGCCCGGCCGTGACGGGCACCGGCCGGGGGCCTCGGCCGCCCCCGCCGACCCGGCGGCCCGCCCGGACCTGCGGCGCTTCTACGGCCAGAAGCTCGCCTGGCGGCCCTGCGGCGACGTCCAGTGCGCCGAGCTCACCGTCCCAAGGGACTACTCCCGTCCCGGCGACGGCAAGACCTTCGTGCTGCCGGTGGCGAAGGCGGCGACCGCGACCGCCGGCAAGCGCGTCGGCTCGCTCGTCCTGAACCCCGGCGGCCCGGGCGAGCCCGGCGCGAAGCTCGTCGAGGACGGCGTCGCCGACGAGATCGGCAAGGGCGTGCGCGAGCGGTTCGACGTCGTGTCCTTCGACCCGCGCGGTGTCGGCGGGAGCAGGCCCGCCCTGACCTGCCTCACCAAGGACCGGACCGAGGTCGCGGACGAGGCGCCGCTCTACCCCCGTACGGACGCCGAGCGCGCCGAGGCCCTCGCGGACGCGCGGGCGCAGACCGCCGCCTGCCGGAAGGCGAGCGGTCCGCTGCTCGCGCACGTCGGGACGGACGACGCGGCCCGGGACATGGACGTGCTGAGGGCGGCCCTCGGCGAGCGCCGGCTGACGTACGTCGGCTGGTCGTACGGCACGAGCCTGGGCACCTCGTACGCCGAGCAGTTCCCGCGCCGCGTACGGGCGATGGTCCTGGACGGAGCGGTCGACCCGTCCCTGGACTGGCGGCAGCGCGTGCTCGGCCAGTCGACCGGTTTCCGGGACGCGGTCGAGGAGTACGCCGAGTCCTGCGCCGACACGGTGGGCGAGGGCTGCCCCGGCGGGACGCCCGAGGAGATACGCACGCTGATCGACCGGCTCCTCGAACGGACGCGGCGCGAGCCGCTGCCGGTCGACGGCTCCGAGGACGGCCTGGACGCGGCGGGCCTGGTCTCCGCGCTCAGCCTGTCCATGTACACGCCGGAGGCGCAGTGGCAGGGCCTGTCCGAGGCACTGCGCGCGGCGGACGACGGGGACGGTACGAAGCTGGCGGCCCTGGCGGCGGGCGAGGACGAGTCTCCCGACACCGATGCCGGTGCCGACTCCGACACCGACGCCGACTCCGAGGAAACCGCGGAGACGGCGGGCGACGTGCCCGAGGACAACGGCGAAGCCGCCCTCATCGCGATCAACTGCCTCGACGTCCCCCACCCCCGCGACGCACAGGCCTACTGGGACGCACTGGCCCCCGCCGACGAGGCCGCGGGGGTGTACGGCACGTCCGGGGTGACCAGCGAACTGGTCTGCAAGGACTGGCCGGCCGGTACCCAGCGGCCGCACCGGGTGGCCGCGGCGGGCGTTCCGCCGGTGCTCGTCGTGGGCACCTCGGGCGATCCGGCGACGCCGTACGACGAGGCGGTGAGCCTGGCGCGCCAGTTCCCCGGCGGCATGCTGCTGTCCTTCGAGGCCCCCGGCCACACCGGGTACGGCCGTGACGCCTGCGTCGACGAGAAGGTCGAGGCGTACCTGGTCTCGCTCACGAAGGTCCGCCCCGGCACTACGTGCACGCCGTAG
- a CDS encoding sensor histidine kinase has translation MRPARFRRARTLTPAARVLRLRRRISLLFALTSAVGLIAMAVLAVRSDSGRWREQLDHTMDADTSWALGLLETDEDGRLVLDVLADSVDTACPPLTVLLVAPDDPGALTVEHAPAKPCLTVGRAVVQEAGRAAVRADGVRAFDGRTTDGEPVRVFAQPFYAPEAADDAGPQGVLVTVADASAPQDDHRRLVWLVTGGCAVLVLLSAAVGHVLSGRAVRPALAALDRQEAFLADAAHDLRTPAASLRTLAETALRGETDGADVHQRTLRLAEGMGRLVDGLLTRARLMSGTAAVARQPLRLDQLVEAVVDEAPTKGHRVRVEAEETVVVADPDLVRRAVGNLLDNALAHGHAPGVPADVLITVGRDGVLTVEDAGPGLPPEVAGALFERFRSGSGSTGLGLSIASWVAHAHGGTLAAERGERGGARFVLRLPTSD, from the coding sequence GTGAGGCCCGCCCGCTTCCGCAGGGCGCGGACGCTCACGCCGGCGGCCCGGGTGCTGCGGCTGCGCCGGCGGATCAGCCTGCTGTTCGCGCTGACCAGCGCCGTGGGGCTGATCGCGATGGCCGTGCTCGCCGTGCGCAGCGACAGCGGCCGCTGGCGGGAGCAGCTCGACCACACGATGGACGCGGACACCAGCTGGGCCCTCGGGCTCCTGGAGACCGACGAGGACGGGCGGCTCGTCCTGGACGTGCTCGCGGACTCGGTGGACACCGCGTGCCCGCCGCTGACCGTGCTCCTCGTGGCCCCGGACGACCCGGGCGCGTTGACGGTCGAGCACGCGCCGGCGAAGCCGTGTCTGACCGTGGGCCGGGCCGTGGTCCAGGAGGCGGGCCGTGCGGCGGTGCGGGCCGACGGCGTACGGGCCTTCGACGGTCGTACGACGGACGGCGAGCCGGTACGGGTGTTCGCTCAGCCCTTCTACGCGCCGGAGGCGGCGGACGACGCCGGGCCGCAGGGCGTGCTCGTGACCGTGGCCGACGCGAGCGCCCCGCAGGACGACCACCGGCGGCTCGTGTGGCTGGTGACGGGCGGCTGCGCGGTGCTCGTCCTGCTGTCGGCGGCCGTCGGTCACGTCCTGTCGGGGCGGGCGGTCCGGCCCGCGCTCGCCGCGCTCGACCGTCAGGAGGCGTTCCTCGCGGACGCCGCCCACGATCTGCGGACCCCGGCCGCCTCGCTGCGGACGCTCGCCGAGACGGCGCTGCGCGGCGAGACGGACGGCGCGGACGTGCACCAGCGCACGCTGCGCCTGGCGGAGGGGATGGGCCGGCTCGTCGACGGGCTGCTCACCCGGGCCCGCCTCATGTCCGGTACGGCCGCGGTGGCCCGGCAGCCGCTGCGGCTCGACCAGTTGGTGGAGGCGGTCGTCGACGAGGCCCCCACGAAGGGGCACCGCGTCCGGGTCGAGGCGGAGGAGACGGTCGTGGTCGCCGACCCCGATCTCGTACGCCGGGCCGTCGGCAATCTGCTCGACAACGCGCTCGCGCACGGCCACGCGCCGGGCGTCCCGGCGGACGTGCTGATCACGGTGGGCCGCGACGGCGTGCTGACGGTCGAGGACGCGGGCCCCGGCCTGCCTCCGGAGGTCGCGGGCGCCCTGTTCGAGCGGTTCCGCAGCGGGTCGGGGTCCACCGGCCTGGGTCTGTCCATCGCCTCCTGGGTGGCCCACGCGCACGGCGGCACCCTCGCGGCGGAGCGGGGCGAACGCGGCGGGGCCCGGTTCGTCCTGCGACTGCCGACCTCGGACTGA
- a CDS encoding response regulator transcription factor has translation MRVLLVEDDEDLRFGVAAALRAAGLAVDEASDLPRADEALFVTAYDCAVFDRMLPSGDAAAYVDGLRRAGRGVPVLFLTARDTVADRVEGFASGGDDYLVKPFAVPELVARVRSLCRRAAVVRPPVHRVGDLEIDTARRHVRRTGVLLTLTSREFAVLEVLAARSDQAVSRAELIESCWDEMAEPQSNVLEVLISQLRRKLGDPPLIHTVRGVGSRLAAPDGAR, from the coding sequence GTGCGTGTACTGCTCGTCGAGGACGACGAAGACCTCCGGTTCGGGGTGGCCGCCGCATTGCGGGCCGCCGGGCTCGCCGTCGACGAGGCCTCCGATCTGCCCCGGGCCGACGAGGCGCTGTTCGTCACGGCGTACGACTGCGCGGTCTTCGACCGGATGCTGCCGTCCGGGGACGCCGCCGCCTATGTCGACGGGCTGCGGCGCGCGGGCCGCGGCGTGCCCGTGCTGTTCCTGACCGCGCGCGACACCGTGGCGGACCGGGTGGAGGGCTTCGCGAGCGGCGGGGACGACTATCTCGTCAAGCCGTTCGCCGTGCCCGAACTGGTCGCCCGGGTGCGCAGTCTGTGCCGCAGGGCCGCGGTCGTCCGCCCGCCGGTGCACCGCGTCGGCGACCTGGAGATCGACACCGCCCGCCGGCACGTCCGCCGGACCGGGGTGCTGCTCACGCTCACGAGCAGGGAGTTCGCGGTCCTCGAGGTCCTCGCGGCCCGCTCCGACCAGGCGGTCTCCCGCGCCGAGCTGATCGAGAGCTGCTGGGACGAGATGGCCGAACCGCAGTCGAACGTCCTGGAGGTCCTCATATCCCAGCTCCGCCGCAAGCTCGGGGACCCGCCGCTGATCCACACCGTGCGCGGGGTCGGCTCCCGGCTCGCGGCGCCCGACGGCGCGCGGTGA
- a CDS encoding LytR/AlgR family response regulator transcription factor, which produces MLRVLAVDDEEPALGELLYLLRADPRVRTAEGAGDATAALRRIGRALETGPDGDDGIDVVFLDIHMPGLTGLDVARLLAGFARPPHIVFVTAHEGFALQAFDLKAVDYVLKPVRRERLAEAVRRVHELVHATAAPVPAAPEQIPVELGGVTRFVSVDEIAYVEAHGDYARLHTDHGSHLVRIPISTLEERWAARGFVRIHRSHLVALGRIDELRLDAGATSVRIGDTDLAVSRRHARHLRDLLMRRAGG; this is translated from the coding sequence ATGCTGCGCGTACTGGCCGTCGACGACGAGGAGCCCGCCCTCGGCGAGCTGCTCTACCTGCTGCGCGCCGACCCCCGCGTGCGGACCGCCGAAGGCGCGGGCGACGCCACCGCCGCGCTCCGCAGGATCGGGCGCGCCCTGGAGACAGGACCCGACGGCGACGACGGCATCGACGTCGTCTTCCTCGACATCCACATGCCCGGCCTCACCGGCCTCGACGTCGCCCGGCTGCTCGCCGGCTTCGCCCGCCCGCCGCACATCGTTTTCGTCACCGCCCACGAGGGCTTCGCCCTCCAGGCCTTCGACCTCAAGGCGGTCGACTACGTCCTCAAGCCCGTTCGCCGCGAGCGCCTCGCGGAGGCCGTCCGCCGTGTCCACGAGCTGGTCCACGCCACCGCCGCGCCGGTCCCCGCGGCCCCCGAGCAGATCCCCGTCGAACTCGGCGGCGTCACCCGCTTCGTCTCCGTCGACGAGATCGCGTACGTCGAGGCCCACGGCGACTACGCCCGCCTCCACACCGACCACGGCAGCCACCTCGTCCGCATCCCGATCTCCACGCTCGAAGAGCGGTGGGCCGCCCGGGGCTTCGTCCGCATCCACCGCAGCCATCTCGTGGCCCTCGGCCGGATCGACGAGCTGCGGCTCGACGCCGGCGCCACCTCGGTACGGATCGGCGACACCGATCTCGCCGTCAGCCGCCGCCACGCCCGCCACCTGCGGGACCTCCTGATGCGTCGGGCCGGGGGCTGA
- a CDS encoding cation acetate symporter, whose protein sequence is MNQTYAVAAVTAVVLATVLIGALGLRISRTTSDFYVASRTVRPGLNAAAISGEYLSAASFLGIAGLVLVQGPAMLWYPVGYTAGYLVLLVLVAAPLRRSGAYTLSDFAEARLESPQARRLASLFVVGIGWLYLLPQLQGAGLTLEILTGAPDWVGGLLVALVVTGTVAAGGMRSITFVQAFQYWLKLTALLVPVLFLLAAWYGDGAPRARFDAPAVLRGHTVVEVADTVRIGLDAPLTVTVTGRVDSVAHTGRTVTLAPGTHHVQGGTSLAFAPGATLPERAAGGSDPLGWSQPLAGGRDGHQLYATYGLILATFLGTMGLPHVAVRFYTSPHGRAARRTTLVVLGLVGAFYLLPPLYGALGRIYAPELALTGSADAAVLVLPDRILGGVLGDLLGALLAAGAFAAFLSTASGLTMSVAGVLTQDVLPSRTSSRGVRHFRLATLLATAVPLAVGVVASKVPVADAVGLAFAVSASSFCPLLVLGIWWRRLTPPGAMAGLLLGGGSALAAVMATRAGLAPGGWPHTLMAWPAVWSVPLGFLTMVLVSLATPRRIPPGTPAILARLHLPEEITGTVPTQEARR, encoded by the coding sequence GTGAACCAGACCTACGCCGTCGCCGCCGTCACCGCCGTCGTCCTCGCCACCGTCCTCATCGGCGCCCTCGGCCTGCGGATCTCCCGCACCACCTCCGACTTCTACGTCGCCTCGCGGACCGTCCGGCCGGGCCTCAACGCCGCCGCCATCAGCGGCGAGTACCTCTCCGCCGCCTCCTTCCTCGGCATCGCCGGACTCGTCCTCGTCCAGGGCCCCGCGATGCTCTGGTACCCGGTCGGCTACACGGCCGGATACCTCGTCCTGCTCGTCCTCGTCGCCGCCCCGCTGCGCCGCTCCGGGGCGTACACCCTCTCCGACTTCGCCGAGGCCCGCCTCGAATCCCCGCAGGCCCGGCGGCTCGCCAGCCTCTTCGTCGTCGGCATCGGCTGGCTGTACCTGCTGCCGCAACTCCAGGGCGCCGGGCTCACCCTGGAGATCCTCACCGGCGCCCCCGACTGGGTCGGCGGGCTGCTCGTCGCCCTCGTCGTGACCGGCACCGTCGCCGCCGGCGGCATGCGCAGCATCACCTTCGTCCAGGCCTTCCAGTACTGGCTGAAGCTCACCGCCCTGCTCGTCCCCGTCCTCTTCCTGCTCGCCGCCTGGTACGGGGACGGGGCGCCCCGGGCCCGGTTCGACGCCCCCGCCGTGCTGCGCGGCCACACCGTCGTCGAGGTCGCCGACACGGTACGGATCGGGCTCGACGCCCCGCTCACGGTCACCGTCACCGGCCGCGTCGACTCCGTCGCCCACACCGGACGGACCGTCACCCTCGCCCCCGGCACCCACCACGTCCAGGGCGGCACCTCGCTCGCCTTCGCTCCGGGGGCGACGCTGCCCGAGCGGGCCGCCGGCGGTTCCGACCCGCTCGGCTGGTCCCAGCCGCTGGCCGGGGGCCGCGACGGGCACCAGCTGTACGCCACGTACGGACTGATCCTCGCGACCTTCCTCGGCACCATGGGCCTGCCGCACGTCGCCGTCCGCTTCTACACCAGCCCGCACGGCCGCGCCGCCCGCCGCACCACCCTCGTCGTCCTCGGCCTCGTCGGCGCGTTCTACCTGCTGCCGCCCCTGTACGGCGCCCTCGGCCGGATCTACGCCCCCGAACTCGCCCTCACCGGCTCCGCCGACGCCGCCGTCCTCGTCCTGCCCGACCGGATCCTCGGCGGAGTCCTCGGCGACCTCCTCGGGGCGCTCCTCGCGGCCGGCGCGTTCGCCGCCTTCCTCTCCACCGCCTCCGGGCTCACGATGTCGGTCGCCGGGGTCCTCACCCAGGACGTCCTGCCCTCGCGGACGTCCTCCCGGGGCGTACGGCACTTCCGTCTCGCGACCCTGCTCGCCACCGCCGTCCCGCTCGCCGTCGGGGTGGTCGCCTCCAAGGTCCCGGTCGCCGACGCCGTCGGCCTCGCCTTCGCCGTCTCCGCCTCCTCCTTCTGCCCGCTGCTCGTCCTCGGGATCTGGTGGCGCCGGCTCACCCCGCCCGGCGCCATGGCGGGGCTCCTGCTCGGCGGCGGCTCCGCCCTCGCGGCCGTGATGGCGACCCGTGCCGGACTCGCCCCCGGGGGCTGGCCGCACACCCTGATGGCCTGGCCGGCCGTCTGGTCGGTCCCCCTGGGCTTCCTCACGATGGTGCTCGTCTCGCTCGCCACCCCCCGCCGGATCCCGCCCGGCACCCCCGCGATCCTCGCCCGGCTCCACCTCCCGGAGGAGATCACCGGCACCGTACCCACGCAGGAGGCACGCCGATGA
- a CDS encoding histidine kinase yields MSGIALAAAAAAGAVLLAAGFVLGRFAARRGGRTADTDLGTPVERATFHTLHTASLAAPPLRAGLTEETARKAARTLRSLLGTEALCLTDRGAVLAWDGPGEDHHRAHVPEQTAETLATGRSRSTHSGCDDPACPLRWAVIAPLTGEDGVLGALVAYGSRESAVLVRAATEVARWVSVQLELAELDRSRTRIVEAEIRALRAQISPHFIFNSLAAIASFVRTDPERARELLLEFADFTRYSFRKHGEFAQLADELRSIEQYLALAGARFGDRLKVTLQIAPEVLPVTLPFLCLQPLVENAVKHGLQDRERGCRVTIAARDAGAEAVVTVEDDGIGMDPELLRAVLRGEHPAGSGIGLSNVDERLRQVYGAEHGLVIETGVGAGMKVTVRVPKYRPGVHPSAP; encoded by the coding sequence ATGAGCGGCATCGCCCTCGCCGCCGCGGCCGCCGCCGGGGCCGTGCTGCTCGCCGCGGGCTTCGTCCTGGGCCGGTTCGCCGCCCGGCGCGGCGGCCGTACCGCCGACACCGACCTCGGCACCCCCGTCGAACGGGCCACGTTCCACACCCTGCACACCGCCTCGCTCGCCGCGCCCCCGCTGCGCGCCGGACTCACCGAGGAGACCGCCCGCAAGGCGGCCCGCACGCTCCGCTCGCTGCTCGGCACCGAGGCGCTCTGCCTCACCGACCGGGGCGCGGTCCTCGCCTGGGACGGTCCCGGCGAGGACCACCACCGGGCGCACGTCCCCGAGCAGACCGCCGAGACCCTGGCGACCGGCCGCAGCCGCTCGACGCACAGCGGCTGCGACGACCCGGCGTGCCCGCTGCGCTGGGCGGTGATCGCCCCGCTCACCGGGGAGGACGGGGTCCTCGGCGCGCTCGTCGCCTACGGCTCGCGGGAGTCGGCCGTGCTCGTACGGGCCGCGACGGAGGTGGCCCGCTGGGTCTCCGTCCAGCTGGAACTGGCCGAACTGGACCGCTCGCGCACCCGGATCGTGGAGGCGGAGATCCGCGCCCTGCGCGCCCAGATCTCCCCGCACTTCATCTTCAACTCCCTCGCCGCCATCGCCTCGTTCGTCCGCACCGACCCGGAGCGGGCCAGGGAACTCCTCCTGGAGTTCGCCGACTTCACCCGCTACTCCTTCCGCAAGCACGGCGAGTTCGCCCAGCTCGCCGACGAACTGCGCTCCATCGAGCAGTACTTGGCGCTCGCCGGGGCCCGCTTCGGCGACCGGCTGAAGGTGACCCTGCAGATCGCCCCCGAAGTGCTGCCGGTGACCCTGCCGTTCCTGTGCCTCCAGCCGCTCGTGGAGAACGCCGTCAAGCACGGCCTCCAGGACCGGGAGCGGGGCTGCCGGGTCACGATCGCCGCCCGGGACGCGGGCGCCGAGGCGGTGGTGACGGTCGAGGACGACGGCATCGGCATGGACCCGGAGCTGCTGCGGGCCGTCCTGCGCGGGGAGCACCCGGCGGGCTCCGGCATCGGCCTGTCCAATGTGGACGAGCGGCTGCGCCAGGTGTACGGGGCGGAGCACGGCCTCGTCATCGAGACCGGGGTCGGCGCCGGGATGAAGGTGACGGTACGCGTCCCCAAGTACCGTCCGGGAGTGCATCCTTCGGCGCCGTAG
- a CDS encoding PaaI family thioesterase: MTLTLTAAEQVLADNFAPWVLDLGLTVESVDTVDGFEAVLRLPWSDRLAREGGGLSGQALMAAADTATVIAVAAARGGFVPMTTVQQSISFQRAVIGADVLVRARLTKAGKRMAFADITMTAEGTEETAAHATAVYALLG, encoded by the coding sequence GTGACGCTGACACTCACCGCCGCCGAACAGGTCCTCGCCGACAACTTCGCCCCCTGGGTGCTCGATCTGGGACTCACCGTCGAATCCGTCGACACGGTCGACGGATTCGAGGCCGTCCTCCGGCTCCCCTGGTCGGACCGGCTCGCCCGGGAGGGCGGCGGCCTCTCCGGCCAGGCCCTGATGGCGGCCGCCGACACCGCCACGGTGATCGCGGTCGCCGCGGCCCGGGGCGGCTTCGTGCCGATGACCACCGTCCAGCAGTCGATCAGCTTCCAGCGCGCGGTGATCGGCGCCGACGTCCTCGTACGGGCCCGGCTCACCAAGGCGGGGAAGCGGATGGCCTTCGCCGACATCACCATGACGGCCGAGGGCACGGAGGAGACCGCGGCCCACGCGACCGCCGTCTACGCGCTGCTCGGATAG
- a CDS encoding sigma-70 family RNA polymerase sigma factor encodes MTTATTARTDERTLEELQRDHGPALLTFLLSLTHGDRQRAEDLAQETLVRAWLHPEAFDGPYASMRPWLFTVARRLAIDARRSRLARPAEIGDGVLAVTPDPVDATASAEAALDVRAAVRELSPEHRAVLVRLYFHGLTVSEAAVELGIPAGTVKSRSHYALRQLGRSLPGYRPRGRRLSPRQGPLPEAVARARAGAPQ; translated from the coding sequence ATGACGACGGCGACGACGGCGAGGACCGACGAACGGACCCTGGAGGAGCTGCAGCGGGACCACGGTCCGGCCCTGCTCACCTTCCTGCTGTCCCTGACCCACGGGGACCGGCAGCGGGCCGAGGACCTCGCCCAGGAGACCCTGGTACGGGCCTGGCTGCACCCCGAGGCCTTCGACGGCCCCTACGCCTCGATGCGCCCCTGGCTCTTCACCGTGGCCCGTCGCCTCGCCATCGACGCCCGCCGCTCACGCCTCGCCCGGCCCGCCGAGATCGGCGACGGCGTCCTCGCGGTGACGCCTGACCCCGTCGACGCCACCGCCTCGGCCGAGGCCGCGCTCGACGTACGGGCGGCCGTACGGGAGCTGAGCCCCGAGCACCGCGCGGTGCTCGTCCGGCTCTACTTCCACGGCCTCACCGTCAGCGAGGCCGCCGTCGAGCTCGGCATCCCCGCCGGGACCGTCAAGTCCCGCTCGCACTACGCGCTGCGGCAGCTCGGCCGCTCCCTGCCCGGCTACCGGCCGCGCGGCCGTCGCCTGAGCCCACGCCAGGGGCCGTTGCCCGAGGCCGTTGCCCGGGCCCGTGCCGGGGCCCCACAATGA